DNA from Pseudomonas putida:
CCAAGCCAAGACCATCTATAACAAGGCTCGTAGCAAATAAGCTCGTACGGGCCTCTTCGCGGGTAAACCCGCGAAGAGGCCCGTGCAGGATGGCCCCGCCGTCAGAACCAGCGATCGTTCTTCTTGCGTCCCCGGGTCAGCGCCGGCAGGATCAACCCCGCCAGCAAACCCGCACCAGCAATGCTGCCGCCATACACCATGTAGCGCATCATCACCTGCTTGTTCTCATCCCCCAGGCGCGCCTGGGTATCGCGCAGCTCCGACTGGCTTTGGTCCAGCTGCTCGTTCAGCGCCTTGTTGCGCGCCTCCAGTTCGTCGATCAGCTGTTTGCGCGAATCGAGCGTTTCCTGCATGCCCTGCACGCGGTTTTTCCAGCTGTCGTCGATGGTCTTCAGCTGCCCGGTCAGTTCCACGACCTGGGCATCGAGCATCGGCAGGCGTTCGTTCTGTCCAGGAACCGCCTGCAGGTCGTTGCTGAGAATCCACACCACATCGCCGTTCTGCCCGCGCACCTGGCTGTAGTTGCCCTGGCTGCCGATCAGGGTGAGTTTTTGCCCGGACTTGAGCGTTCCGACGATGCGGTGGCCATCCGTCGGGCCGCTGCGCACGTAGGTGCTCAGGCTGTCGCTGACCCAGCGTGCATCGCTGGCAGGCTCTTCGGCGTGCACCGGTGCGGCAAGGGTCACCAGGGCGGCAATCAGGCCGCCGCGCAGGGCAGGGAGGACGGAAGCAATTGGGCGGGAATCGGGCATGTTGGGTCTTCGCTGAAACAGGACAAAAGTAGGCCCGGTGACTGGGCCGATGAACCGGTCGGTGAGTTGACCGTCAGCCAAAGACCGTTTTTTTGTAAGCAGGTTCACTACCTGACGTCGGAAATGTCTGCAGGATGTTGCAAGGCCCGACCCAGGGCATTGCCTTGTCGATGACGCAATTGTAATGCGCCGATCACCTTGGCGTTATCTGCCGGCCGTCAATCTCGGCCCGCCGACATAACAACAAATGCGACGTTCAAGGAGCATCGGATGACCCGCAGATCACCCCTGAAACTGGCGGCTTGCCTGGCACTGGCCAGCGTTGGCAACCAGGCCATGGCCGCAGAAGAAAGCGCTGAAGGCTTTGTCGAGGGCAGTACCCTCAGCGTGCTCAACCGCAATTTCTACTTCAACCGCGACAACCGCGATTCCGCCGCCCCCACGCACAACCCCAACAAGCAGCCTGACAATGGCTACTCCGAAGCCTGGGCTCACGCTGTGATTACCCGCTTCGAGTCGGGCTTCACCCAGGGTACTGTCGGTGTTGGCCTGGATGCGTTCGCCATGCTTGGCCTCAAGCTCGACACCGGCGGCGGTCGCAACGGCGGGCGTAGCTCTTTCGATGTAATGCCCGTTGACCGTGATGGCCAGGCCCGTGACGAATACACCAAGATAGGTGGCGCGGCCAAGGTGCGCCTGTTCGACACGGTCCTGAAGGTAGGCGATGTGTTCCCGGCCAACCCGGTGGTGGCGGCAGGCGACTCGCGGCTACTGCCGGAAAGCTTCCGTGGCGTGACCCTGGAGAACACCAGCATCAAGGACCTGACCTTGCAGGCCGGGCGTTTGCACGCCATGAGCCAGCCAATGTCCAGCGACCTGCGGGAAAACTTCGTGACCTTCTACGGCGGCCCGGTCGATTCGCCGTGGATTGCCTATGGCGGTGGTGACTACACGCTCAATGACCATGTCAGCGTCAGCCTGTTCAGCAGCCGGCTCAAGGATGTGTGGAACCAGTACTACGCCGGCACCAGCCTGAGCTGGCCGTTGAGCGATGAGTGGCCCTGCTTGGCGGTTTCAACTATTACAAGGCGGTTGATGAAGGGCAGCGGCGCCTGGGTGCCTTCGACAATGACATCTGGAGCGCCAAGGTCGGCGTGCGCCTTGGCGCTCACACCCTGGCGCTGACTCACCAGCGCAACAACGGCGACGATGACTTCGACTACCTGCGCCAGTCCGACTCGATCTTCCTCGACAACTCTATCCAGTACAGCGACTTCAACTCGCCCAAGGAGCGCTCGTGGATGCTGCGTTACGACCTGAACATGGCCGCCTATGGCGTGCCTGGCCTGTCGTTCATGACGCGCTACGGCAAGGGCACAGACGCCGACTACTCCAATGCCAACGCCACCTACATGCGCCGCGACGGCGACGGCAACCCACTGACCGACCAGAAGCGCTGGGAACGTGACATCGAGGTCAAGTACGTGGTGCAGACCGGCGCAGCCAAGGACCTGTCATTGCGCGTGCGCCAGGCCACCACCCGGGCCACGGCCTTCGAGTCGGACCTGGACGAAGTACGGCTGATCGTGGAATACCCGCTTTCGATCCTGTGAATTCACCTTGGCAGCCTTGTTGCTCCTTTGGTTTGGGTGAATATTTTGGCGCTCCGCATGGAGCGCTTTTTTTTCGGGCTATTAAGTTGCAGCTAGACTCATGGGTTCACACCCTTTCAGGGAGCCAGGACCATGACTGCCAAGAATACCGTCTGCCTGTGGTATGACCACGATGCCGAAGAAGCGGCGAACTTCTATGCCCGAACCTTCCCCGATAGCCAGGTGGTCGCGGTGCACCAGGCACCCGGCGATTACCCTTCAGGCAAGCAGGGCGATGTGATTACCGTGGAGTTCACGGTAATGGGCATTCCTTGCGTCGGGCTCAACGGTGGTTCGACCTTCAAGCACTGCGAGGCGTTTTCGTTCCAGGTCAGCACCGCGGACCAAGCCGAGACCGACCGTTTGTGGGATGCCATTGTCGGCAACGGTGGCGAGGCCAGCGTGTGTGGTTGGTGCAAGGACAAATGGGGGATTTCGTGGCAGATTACCCCACGTGTCCTCATCGAAGCCATCGGCCACCCCGACCGTGCGGCGGCCAAGCGGGCGTTCGAGGCCATGATGCAGATGGGCAAGATCGATGTGGCCAAGATAGAGGCGGCATTGAAGGGTTGAGGCAGGTTCTGCTTAAGTCCCCGCCTCGCAGCCCCTTTAGGTGACACAAGGCCGTTTCGACAGGGACCGCCCAGCCTTGCAGGGTCAGGTTTGGGAAACTTCGTTCGCTGCCGTTACCGGCTTTGTCGAAGCCTTCTTTTCCTGCACCACAATGTAAAATTCCTCACCATGCTTTACCGCACCATACAGCACGGCTTTTTCGATCAGTTCGTTGCCGCGCAGGTGACGCAGCATCATCGGGTCCTTGCGCAGGTCGCGGTAAAGCGCCAGGCACAGCAGTACCATCACCATCACGAACGGCAAGGCGACGACGATGGTCAGGTTCTGCAGCCCGGTCAGTGCCTCGCCGGGGTCACGCGGGTCGCCAATCGCCAGCATGATCGCCGCCACCGTCCCGGTCAGCGCGCCCCAGAAAATTACCGTGCGCCGTGATGGCGCGGTGGTGCCGTGTTCCGATAGCGTGCCCATCACCAGCGAGGCTGCATCGGCTCCCGAGACGAAGAAAATGCCTACCAGGATCATCACCAGCACCGAAGTCGCCGAGGCCAGCGGGTAGCTGTCCAGCAGTTGGTACAACGCGTGGTTGCTGTTGACCGCACCGTTGGCCAATTGGAGGGCACCCTCGCGCACGGCATCGATGGCGGCGCCGCCGAAGATGGTGAACCACACCAGGCTGACCAGGCTCGGCACCAGCAGCACCCCTGTAACGAACTGGCGGATGGTGCGGCCGCGGCTGATGCGGGCGATGAACATGCCCACGAATGGCGTCCAGGAAATCCACCAGGCCCAGTAGAACACGGTCCAGCCGGCCAGCCAGTTGTTCATCTGCTCGCCGCCACTGGCGTTGGTGCGGGCCATCATTTCCGGGAGCATCTTGATGTAGATGCCGAGCGATGTCGGCAGCAGGTTGAGCATCAACAGGGTTGGCCCGACCATGAACACGAACACCGCCAGCACCAGCGCCAGCACCATGTTGGTGTTGGAAAGCCACTGGATACCCTTGCCGATGCCCGACACCGCCGAGGTGACGAAGGCAATGGTCAGCAGGGTGATGATCGAGATGTAGAACAGCTTGCCGGGGCTTTCGATCCAGCCGTTGTATTCCAGGCCGCCGGCAATCTGCAGCGCACCCAGGCCCAGCGAGGCGGCCGAGCCGAACAGCGTGGCGAAAATCGCCATCATGTCGATCAGGCGGCCGAGTGGGCCGTTGGCGTGCTTGCCGATCAGCGGCCGGAAGGCTGCGGAAATCAACTGCGAGCGGCCACGGCGGAAGGTGCCGTAGGCGATCACCAGGCCGACGATGGCGTACATGGCCCAGGGGTGCAGGGTCCAGTGGAACAGGGTGGTGGCCATCGCCACCTGCATCGCTTCGCTGGTCTGCCCGCTGGCCGAACCGGGCGGCGGCGATACGTAGTGCGACAGTGGCTCGGCCACGCCGAAGAACATCAGGCCGATCCCCATGCCTGCGCTGAACATCATTGCTACCCAGGACACCGTGCGGAACTCCGGCTGTTCGCCATCACGGCCCAACGGAATTCTGCCGTAGCGGCTGGCGGCCAGCCACAGCACGAACACCACGAACAGGGTGGAAGTGAGCACGAAGAACCAGCCAAAATTGAGAATGACCCAGGATTGCGCGCTGGAGGCGCTGCTGGCCAGGCTGGCCTGGTTGAGGAAGCCCCAGAGCACGAATGCGATGGCCAGGAGGCTGGTGAAGCCAAAGACGATCCAGTCGAGTTTGCCCTCGAAATGTCGGTCCTGGCGGGCTTCTGCGGTTTTCGAGGGGTCTGTCACGCCAAGATCGAGTGTTTCGGTGATGTGTTCCTTTGCCATGAATGATGAGGCCCCTTTGTGGTTTACCTGCGTATGCAGGCTTGTTGTTGTATGGGCTACCGAGCGCGATGAAGGCTTCGGCGGGGTGGAGTGCTGGCGCGATTATCCTGCGCCGGAAAAGGCGACGCCTGTCCCCATAGCGCCCTGGGGCGTCCATTACGCGACTTGGCAAATACTTTTAGTTCTGGGGGCAGTGGCCCTTTCTGCCTCGGCTTCTGGTAACCTGATGGGCATTACCCGGGCCCGCACATACGAGCACCGTAGAAGCGCTGCTGCTTGCGGCCCTGGCCGTACCAGGAAACGGAGATTCGTCATAATGGCCACTGACCGTGTGAGCCTGATTCATTTCGATAAATTGAGCATGAGCCCTGCCGCTGCCGATCGGTTCCAGAAAGCCCTCGACGCGCTGGCAGCGCTCAAGCTGCAGGACCGTTACGTGTACCTCATCGCTCCTTATCTGGGTGATATCGCTGACGCCTCCGACCTTGAACAACTGGACACCGCCCTGGGCCAGTGCATTCGTGTGGTCGATGAGCTGCTGGCTGCCAGGTCGGTCAGCAAGGCCAAGGCCGAAGAAGTACGCCAGGTGTTTCACAGCGCCGCCGAACGTGCTCGGCGGAAATGCCCGGCTGAGTGGTGGCATGGCCAAAGACATCGACAACCCTTGCGTCTCTTTATGCCAGCTGAACAGCGAGCTGTGCGTGAGCTGCGGCCGCACCCGTGACGAAATCCGCAAGTGGCGGGGCATGAAGCGCCCCGAGAAGATGGCCACTGTGCAGCGGGCGGCGACGCGAATGAAGGCTATCGCCAAGAAGGCGGCCAAGCGGCAGAATGCCGACTGAGCCTGCGTGCCATTCACGCAACCTTTCCTGATTGTTTGTCGAGCCTGAAATGGATTCTCACTCGCTGTTTGCGTTTACCCTGGTCGCCGCCATCGCGATCGCCAGCCCTGGCCCTGCCACCTTGATGGCCATCAACAACAGTCTGGCCCATGGCCAGCGCAGCGCGATCTGGTCGTCGCTGGGCAATGGCACGGGCCTGTTCTGTCTGTCGGCCGCGGCCATGTTGGGGTTGGGCGCATTGCTGGCCAGTTCTGAAGTGCTGTTCAATGCCGTGAAAATCCTGGGGGCAGGCTACCTGTTTTACCTGGGGGTGCGGCAGTTGTTGAAAAAAAGCCCGATGCTGGAGCAGGGCGCCGCAGAGGGTGCAGCCAAGGCAAGGCCTACGCCGCTGAAACTGTTCAAGTCGGCCTTTCTGACGGCGGTGACCAACCCCAAGGCGACCATGTTCTTCACCGCGCTGTTCCCGCAGTTCATCGACCAGGGCGCGGCGTTATTACCGCAGTTCCTGACCTTGACAGGCATTTTCGTGGCCTTGTCGCTTACTTCACTGAGCTTGTATGCCGCCCTGGCTGCGCGGGCCAAGGGTGTGTTGACCCGACCTTCGCTGTCGCGCTGGGTGAGCCGGGTGGTGGGCACCACCTTTATCGGTTTTGGCGCGGCGATCCTGGCAATGCGGCGGCAGGGGGCCTGAAAAGGCCGGATTCCAGTCAACTGTGCGGGCCCTCATTGTCTATCCTCCGGCGGTTTTTCTGCTGGCCGATGAAAGGCCCGTCTATTGGCCGCTGATGGTCCAGACTGCCTAGAAGACGCACAGATGATTGCTGCAGCCGACCACAGTAGGTGGCAGCCTTTGGCCACCATGTCGGGTCGCCGGATGTACATGTGCCGAGGGTCGTAGATGATCGAGCGTTGCTTTCGCCGCGCCTTGCTACTGTTGTGCCTGTTGCCGCTGCCCCTGGCTGCGGTAGCGGATGATGCATGCCGACGGCTCACCGCGACCGGCAATCCTGAATACCCGCCGTACTTGTGGCGCGACCCGCAAAACCCCCAGCAATTGATCGGTGCCAATGCTGACCTGCTCAAGTACTTGGGCAAGCAGTTGGGGCTGGATATCGAAGTGGTTTACGGCGGGCCGTGGTCGCGAGCCCAGGAAGAGGTGCGCACCGGTCGGATCGATTTGCTGGCCGGGTATTTCCTGACCGAAGCACGCCGGCTGCAGATGGACTTCATTGCCCCGCCATTCCTGCATACCCCCAGCGTGGTCTGGGTGCGCCAGGACAATGCCTTTGCCTACCGACAATGGGCCGACCTCAAGGGCCACAAGGGCGGCACTCTGGTCAACAACAGCCATGGCCAGCAGTTCGATGAATACGCCCGGGCCAACCTAACCCTTGAAGCGGTGCCCAGCGCCCGGCAGGCGTTCGAGAAGCTGATGCACAAGCGCAGCGATTACGTGGTGTACGAGCAGTACCCTGGTATGGCGCTGGCGCGTACCTTGGGCATCGCAGCCACTGTGCAGGTGTTGCAGCCGCCAGTGTCCAGCGAAGGGTTGTACCTGGCGATTTCGCATGATTCGCCCTGTAACCTGCCGCAGTTGCGTGAGGCGCTGGCGCGGGAAATGGCGAAGATAGTTGCCGGAGCGCTGCCCGATCATTTGCTGAAGCAGAACCTGGAGCGGTGGCAGTAACGCGCAGGTGCGCGCTTCTACAGGGACCGTGCCAATCGTTCTGCTTCCTTGGCTTGGGTGACGTTGACTGCCCCAGGCAAACTGACGTTGTTCTTCGCCGCGAGGATCTCGGCCATGACGCTGACTGCAATTTCCGCTGGGGTCTTGCTGCCGATGTAGATGCCAATCGGGCCGTGCAAGCGCCGCAGCGAAGCTTCGCTCTCACCGAAGTGCTCGATCAGCCGTTCACGGCGTAATTGGCTGTTGCGCCGCGAACCGATGGCGCCAATGTAGAACGCCGGGCTGTGCAACGCTTCGAGCAGGGCCAGATCATCCAGTTTTGGGTCGTGGCTGACGGCGACGATGGCGCTGCGAACGTCAGCGGCGAAGGCGCGGACCACGTCGTCTGGCATGCCAGGCAGCAAGTTGACCCGGCAACATTCCAGCCTGCCGTGTACTCCGGGCGCGGGTCGCACAGCGAAACGCTGAAACCGTTGAACAGGGCCATGGTGGCGAGGTACTCGGCCAGTGCGCCGGCACCGATCAGCAGCAGGCGGTAGCCTGGGCCGAGGGTGCTGAGCATGCGCTGGCCATCGAAGCTGAACAGTTCAGGCAAGCCCGTGGCGCAGAGGCTGGCTTCGCCGCTTCGCAGGTTCAGGTCACGGCGTACCAGGCTTGCGCGGTCGAGGCAGGCCAGCAGTTGTTCAAGGTGCTCCAGCGAAGGGGTGAACTCCAGCACCAGTTCGAGGGTACCTCCACAGGGCAGGCCGAAGCGGTGGGCCTCGTCGGCACTGACGCCATAGCGCACGACCTGGGGCTGGCTGGCGGGCATGCCGGGGCCTTCGTATGCACGGGTGTAGCGATGGATGAGGTCGTCCTCGATGCAGCCCCCGGAAACACTGCCGACCATTCGACCGTCACTGCGCAGGGCCATCATCGAGCCGACCGGGCGCGGGGATGAGCCCCAGGTGCGGGCGACCGTGGCGAGCAGGGCGCGGTGGCCGGCTGCAAGCCAGTCACGGGTAGTGCGCAGGACCAGCAGGTCGATGCTTTCCATTGGGGCTCCATTAACCTAGGTGTTCAAAAGTTGTCCGATTCAGCGCATATGCAAGATGATCGGGCTGCTACTGGCCGGGTTGGTATGCCCTCGCAGCTTGCCCACTGCTTGCGCGTTCACCGCGCCACCCTGGTTACCCCATGCCGTACGCACGAAGCTCAGCACTTCGGCAATCTCCTGATCACTCATCTGTTCGCGAAAAGCCGGCATGCGATAGGCATCCGGCACCCCGGCAGCCACCACCCGCTGCGAACCGTTGAGGGTGATATTGATGGCCGAGGCATCCTCCCTGGCCAGTGCCGAGGTTGCCCCGGCCAACGGCGGCATCCATTCGGCCTGGCCTTTGCCGTCCAGGCCGTGGCAGGAGGCGCAGCGGGTCACATAGGCATGCGCCCCAGGGCTGTCGAGCTGCGCAGCTGCCGATTCGGCCCGGTATTGCCACGGCGCGCCGTCACGCTGTGGGTCACCGGGCAGGGACTTCAGGTAGTGGGCGATGGCGGCCAGGTCATCGTCATGCATGAATTGCGTGGAGTTGTTGAACGCCTCGGTCATCGAACCAAATACCACGGCATGCCGGTTGCGCCCGGTCTTCAGAAACTGCGCAATCTCAGCCTCGCTCCAGCGCCCCAGCCCGGTGTTGTGGTCGGCGCGCAGGCTAGGTGCGTACCAGCCGTCGAGCAAGGCGCCAGCCAGGAACGGCTTGCCACTGTCATCCAGTGCCTTCTCGTTGAACGCCAGGCCGCGCGGTGTATGGCAACTGCCGCAGTGGCCAGGCCCCTGGACGATGTAGGCGCCACGGTTCCATTGCGCATCTTGCCCGGCCTTGTCGGCGTAAGGCGTTGTGGCAGCGAACAGCCCGTTCCACAAGGCGATTGGCCAGCGCAGGTTCAGTGGCCAGGGGATGTCGCTGGCCAGGTTGGTCTGCTGCACCGGTTGCACGCTGTGCATGAAAAAGGCGTACAGCGCCTTTACATCGTCATCAGTGAGCTTGGCATAGGACGGGTAGGGCATCGCCGGGTACAGCCGTCGACCACCGGGCGCGACACCTTGGCGCACGGCGCGGTCGAAGTCGGCCAGGCTGTAGTTGCCGATACCCTTGTCGCGATCGGGAGTGATGTTGGTGGCGTGGATTGCCCCCAGTGGGGTGGCCATCTCCAGCCCGCCGGCAAACGGTTTGCCGTCTGGCAGGCTGTGGCAGGCCACGCAGTCGCTAAGCCGGGCCACGTACTCGCCGCGGCTGATCAGCGCCGGGTCGGCTTCGGTGGCCTGCGCCTGCGCCTGGGCCTGGGCTTCGGCGAACGGCGAAGCAGGCTCACGGGTGACATACCAGGCCAG
Protein-coding regions in this window:
- a CDS encoding TIGR04211 family SH3 domain-containing protein; translated protein: MPDSRPIASVLPALRGGLIAALVTLAAPVHAEEPASDARWVSDSLSTYVRSGPTDGHRIVGTLKSGQKLTLIGSQGNYSQVRGQNGDVVWILSNDLQAVPGQNERLPMLDAQVVELTGQLKTIDDSWKNRVQGMQETLDSRKQLIDELEARNKALNEQLDQSQSELRDTQARLGDENKQVMMRYMVYGGSIAGAGLLAGLILPALTRGRKKNDRWF
- a CDS encoding VOC family protein, with amino-acid sequence MTAKNTVCLWYDHDAEEAANFYARTFPDSQVVAVHQAPGDYPSGKQGDVITVEFTVMGIPCVGLNGGSTFKHCEAFSFQVSTADQAETDRLWDAIVGNGGEASVCGWCKDKWGISWQITPRVLIEAIGHPDRAAAKRAFEAMMQMGKIDVAKIEAALKG
- a CDS encoding BCCT family transporter, with amino-acid sequence MAKEHITETLDLGVTDPSKTAEARQDRHFEGKLDWIVFGFTSLLAIAFVLWGFLNQASLASSASSAQSWVILNFGWFFVLTSTLFVVFVLWLAASRYGRIPLGRDGEQPEFRTVSWVAMMFSAGMGIGLMFFGVAEPLSHYVSPPPGSASGQTSEAMQVAMATTLFHWTLHPWAMYAIVGLVIAYGTFRRGRSQLISAAFRPLIGKHANGPLGRLIDMMAIFATLFGSAASLGLGALQIAGGLEYNGWIESPGKLFYISIITLLTIAFVTSAVSGIGKGIQWLSNTNMVLALVLAVFVFMVGPTLLMLNLLPTSLGIYIKMLPEMMARTNASGGEQMNNWLAGWTVFYWAWWISWTPFVGMFIARISRGRTIRQFVTGVLLVPSLVSLVWFTIFGGAAIDAVREGALQLANGAVNSNHALYQLLDSYPLASATSVLVMILVGIFFVSGADAASLVMGTLSEHGTTAPSRRTVIFWGALTGTVAAIMLAIGDPRDPGEALTGLQNLTIVVALPFVMVMVLLCLALYRDLRKDPMMLRHLRGNELIEKAVLYGAVKHGEEFYIVVQEKKASTKPVTAANEVSQT
- a CDS encoding DUF1289 domain-containing protein, translated to MAKDIDNPCVSLCQLNSELCVSCGRTRDEIRKWRGMKRPEKMATVQRAATRMKAIAKKAAKRQNAD
- a CDS encoding LysE family translocator, which gives rise to MDSHSLFAFTLVAAIAIASPGPATLMAINNSLAHGQRSAIWSSLGNGTGLFCLSAAAMLGLGALLASSEVLFNAVKILGAGYLFYLGVRQLLKKSPMLEQGAAEGAAKARPTPLKLFKSAFLTAVTNPKATMFFTALFPQFIDQGAALLPQFLTLTGIFVALSLTSLSLYAALAARAKGVLTRPSLSRWVSRVVGTTFIGFGAAILAMRRQGA
- a CDS encoding substrate-binding periplasmic protein, coding for MIERCFRRALLLLCLLPLPLAAVADDACRRLTATGNPEYPPYLWRDPQNPQQLIGANADLLKYLGKQLGLDIEVVYGGPWSRAQEEVRTGRIDLLAGYFLTEARRLQMDFIAPPFLHTPSVVWVRQDNAFAYRQWADLKGHKGGTLVNNSHGQQFDEYARANLTLEAVPSARQAFEKLMHKRSDYVVYEQYPGMALARTLGIAATVQVLQPPVSSEGLYLAISHDSPCNLPQLREALAREMAKIVAGALPDHLLKQNLERWQ
- a CDS encoding cytochrome c, translating into MTHRFARTAGWLALPCLVAAGLLAWYVTREPASPFAEAQAQAQAQATEADPALISRGEYVARLSDCVACHSLPDGKPFAGGLEMATPLGAIHATNITPDRDKGIGNYSLADFDRAVRQGVAPGGRRLYPAMPYPSYAKLTDDDVKALYAFFMHSVQPVQQTNLASDIPWPLNLRWPIALWNGLFAATTPYADKAGQDAQWNRGAYIVQGPGHCGSCHTPRGLAFNEKALDDSGKPFLAGALLDGWYAPSLRADHNTGLGRWSEAEIAQFLKTGRNRHAVVFGSMTEAFNNSTQFMHDDDLAAIAHYLKSLPGDPQRDGAPWQYRAESAAAQLDSPGAHAYVTRCASCHGLDGKGQAEWMPPLAGATSALAREDASAINITLNGSQRVVAAGVPDAYRMPAFREQMSDQEIAEVLSFVRTAWGNQGGAVNAQAVGKLRGHTNPASSSPIILHMR